Proteins co-encoded in one Arachis stenosperma cultivar V10309 chromosome 7, arast.V10309.gnm1.PFL2, whole genome shotgun sequence genomic window:
- the LOC130941296 gene encoding receptor-like protein EIX2 isoform X4 — protein sequence MEYLQSLDLSFNDFTTISSDSTVNSSILNYIDLSNNEYLSLKSLEWLSRIPSLEYIDLSNINLRMETNWLHWMTVLPSLVELSLDSCKLEDISPSLDYANFSTSLQYIELHNNYFHSELPKWIFNLSSHVLEIDLSSNYFMGQLPNMLPNLHSLTSLKLYGNYLNGSIPDWIGQLQYLTTFAISHNYFSGFFPTNLGNLSSLDTLMAHGNLFTGVVSERNFAKLKNLKILSLESPYITFDFDPLWIPPFQLDELYIAPLHPTLPQWLYTQTSLIDLQIGNSRISFEADDNNNNFWRFASTIQHLELRNTTIEGDLSEAFLNSSIILLTSNNFKGGLPRLSSNVVFFQLYNSSLSGSISHLLCHSKKSNNKLQYLDLSHNNLSGGLTDCWMNWKSLRYVNLGGNNLSGNIPPSMALLSNLTSLHLHENNLSGDISSSSLQYCRSLSILNVRKNSFSGNIPKWMPQSIRIVQLRSNKFIGNIPSQICQMPLLIVLDVAYNRISGHIPKCLNNITSFVDMHYSTSWIFYTFYGRTGFFIYRDDLILLVKGQQSDYYSNLKLMRMVDLSSNNLTGTMSPQLFSLSQLHFLNLSHNRLTGTIPKEIGNMTQLESLDLSKNELTGEIPESMSSLSFLSNLNLSFNNLRGQIPSGTQLQSFSELSYIGNADLCGPPLPKNCSNHGDDTKASGENDDDDGDESDFLSCLYMGLGVGFASGFWGVCGAIFFSRKCRHAYFRFLYDLRDRFYVLLLTNLNSFR from the coding sequence ATGGAATACTTACAATCTTTGGATttgagtttcaatgactttacAACTATCTCATCTGATTCCACTGTCAACTCTTCAATTCTCAATTACATTGATCTATCAAACAACGAATACCTTTCTCTCAAGAGTCTTGAGTGGCTCTCTCGCATTCCCTCCTTGGAATACATAGACCTCAGTAACATTAATCTTCGCATGGAAACTAACTGGCTCCACTGGATGACGGTGCTTCCATCACTGGTGGAGCTCTCCTTAGACAGCTGTAAACTTGAAGACATAAGTCCATCTCTTGACTATGctaattttagcacatcactCCAGTATATTGAACTTCACAATAATTATTTTCACTCAGAGTTGCCTAAATGGATATTCAATCTTAGTTCTCATGTCCTTGAGATTGACCTTTCAAGTAATTATTTTATGGGTCAGCTACCAAATATGTTGCCAAATCTTCATTCTTTGACTAGCCTTAAATTGTATGGTAATTACTTAAATGGCTCAATTCCAGATTGGATAGGCCAACTTCAGTATCTTACCACATTTGCAATTAGTCACAACTATTTTTCTGGATTTTTTCCTACAAATTTGGGAAATTTGTCATCCCTAGACACCTTGATGGCACACGGAAATCTCTTCACAGGGGTTGTGTCTGAAAGAAATTTTGCAAAactgaaaaatttgaaaatcttGTCTTTGGAATCACCATACATCACCTTTGATTTTGATCCCCTCTGGATACCACCTTTCCAACTTGACGAGCTGTACATTGCACCACTGCACCCTACACTTCCTCAATGGTTATACACACAGACATCTCTCATTGATCTCCAAATTGGAAACTCAAGGATCTCGTTTGAAGCTgatgataataataacaacTTTTGGAGGTTTGCATCCACAATTCAACATCTCGAATTGCGCAACACCACAATAGAAGGGGACttatcagaagctttcttgaaTTCCAGCATCATACTCCTGACATCAAATAATTTCAAAGGTGGTCTACCTCGACTTTCATCCAATGTTGTTTTCTTCCAGCTATACAACAGTTCTCTATCAGGCTCCATCTCTCATCTCTTGTGCCACAGCAAGAAAAGCAACAATAAGTTGCAGTACTTGGACCTTTCTCATAATAATTTATCTGGAGGACTAACAGACTGCTGGATGAATTGGAAGTCACTACGTTATGTTAATCTGGGAGGCAACAATCTTAGTGGCAACATACCCCCATCAATGGCCTTATTGTCGAATCTCACATCACTGCATCTGcatgaaaataatttgtctgGGGACATATCTTCTTCATCACTTCAGTATTGCCGCTCCCTGTCCATCCTTAACGTCCGCAAGAATAGCTTCTCTGGAAATATACCAAAGTGGATGCCGCAGAGTATAAGGATTGTCCAGTTAAGGTCCAACAAATTCATTGGTAACATTCCCTCACAGATATGTCAAATGCCTTTACTCATTGTTTTGGATGTTGCATATAACAGAATCTCAGGACATATACCCAAATGCCTAAACAACATCACATCCTTTGTTGACATGCACTATTCAACCAGTTGGATTTTCTACACATTCTATGGTAGAACGGGTTTCTTTATATACAGAGACGACCTTATATTGCTTGTAAAAGGTCAACAATCGGATTATTATTCAAACCTGAAGCTGATGCGCATGGTTGATCTTTCAAGTAATAATCTGACAGGAACAATGTCTCCACAACTGTTCAGCCTCTCTCAGTTGCATTTCTTGAACCTATCCCATAACAGGCTAACAGGAACCATACCAAAAGAGATTGGAAACATGACACAACTGGAGTCTCTTGATTTATCCAAAAATGAACTCACAGGAGAGATTCCTGAGAGCATGTCCAGTTTGTCTTTCCTCAGTAATTTGAACCTGTCATTCAATAACTTGAGAGGCCAAATCCCATCAGGGACCCAACTTCAGAGCTTCAGTGAGCTTAGCTATATTGGGAATGCTGATCTTTGTGGACCTCCCCTTCCCAAAAACTGCTCAAATCATGGCGATGACACAAAGGCTtcgggtgagaatgatgatgatgatggtgatgaatCAGATTTTCTGAGCTGCCTCTATATGGGCTTAGGAGTTGGCTTTGCTTCAGGCTTTTGGGGAGTTTGTGGTGCCATTTTCTTCAGTCGCAAGTGCAGACATGCTTACTTCAGATTTCTGTATGACTTGAGAGACCGATTTTATGTTCTGCTGCTCACAAATCTCAACTCCTTTCGCTGA
- the LOC130941296 gene encoding receptor-like protein EIX2 isoform X2 yields the protein MNDFCCDERDKEILLKFKEGVTDPSGLLSSWKQEQDCCQWKGVRCHNITARVIHLTLECDYYDVAEALVHDDYYLQKCLTGDINLSLLDMEYLQSLDLSFNDFTTISSDSTVNSSILNYIDLSNNEYLSLKSLEWLSRIPSLEYIDLSNINLRMETNWLHWMTVLPSLVELSLDSCKLEDISPSLDYANFSTSLQYIELHNNYFHSELPKWIFNLSSHVLEIDLSSNYFMGQLPNMLPNLHSLTSLKLYGNYLNGSIPDWIGQLQYLTTFAISHNYFSGFFPTNLGNLSSLDTLMAHGNLFTGVVSERNFAKLKNLKILSLESPYITFDFDPLWIPPFQLDELYIAPLHPTLPQWLYTQTSLIDLQIGNSRISFEADDNNNNFWRFASTIQHLELRNTTIEGDLSEAFLNSSIILLTSNNFKGGLPRLSSNVVFFQLYNSSLSGSISHLLCHSKKSNNKLQYLDLSHNNLSGGLTDCWMNWKSLRYVNLGGNNLSGNIPPSMALLSNLTSLHLHENNLSGDISSSSLQYCRSLSILNVRKNSFSGNIPKWMPQSIRIVQLRSNKFIGNIPSQICQMPLLIVLDVAYNRISGHIPKCLNNITSFVDMHYSTSWIFYTFYGRTGFFIYRDDLILLVKGQQSDYYSNLKLMRMVDLSSNNLTGTMSPQLFSLSQLHFLNLSHNRLTGTIPKEIGNMTQLESLDLSKNELTGEIPESMSSLSFLSNLNLSFNNLRGQIPSGTQLQSFSELSYIGNADLCGPPLPKNCSNHGDDTKASGENDDDDGDESDFLSCLYMGLGVGFASGFWGVCGAIFFSRKCRHAYFRFLYDLRDRFYVLLLTNLNSFR from the exons ATGAATGACTT TTGTTGCGACGAGAGAGATAAAGAAATCCtgttgaagttcaaagaaggAGTCACTGACCCATCGGGACTCCTATCTTCATGGAAGCAGGAGCAGGATTGCTGCCAGTGGAAGGGAGTCAGATGCCACAACATCACTGCCAGAGTCATACACCTCACTCTCGAGTGTGATTATTATGATGTTGCAGAAGCTCTAGTACATGATGATTATTATTTGCAGAAATGCCTTACAGGTGACATCAATCTCTCTCTATTGGATATGGAATACTTACAATCTTTGGATttgagtttcaatgactttacAACTATCTCATCTGATTCCACTGTCAACTCTTCAATTCTCAATTACATTGATCTATCAAACAACGAATACCTTTCTCTCAAGAGTCTTGAGTGGCTCTCTCGCATTCCCTCCTTGGAATACATAGACCTCAGTAACATTAATCTTCGCATGGAAACTAACTGGCTCCACTGGATGACGGTGCTTCCATCACTGGTGGAGCTCTCCTTAGACAGCTGTAAACTTGAAGACATAAGTCCATCTCTTGACTATGctaattttagcacatcactCCAGTATATTGAACTTCACAATAATTATTTTCACTCAGAGTTGCCTAAATGGATATTCAATCTTAGTTCTCATGTCCTTGAGATTGACCTTTCAAGTAATTATTTTATGGGTCAGCTACCAAATATGTTGCCAAATCTTCATTCTTTGACTAGCCTTAAATTGTATGGTAATTACTTAAATGGCTCAATTCCAGATTGGATAGGCCAACTTCAGTATCTTACCACATTTGCAATTAGTCACAACTATTTTTCTGGATTTTTTCCTACAAATTTGGGAAATTTGTCATCCCTAGACACCTTGATGGCACACGGAAATCTCTTCACAGGGGTTGTGTCTGAAAGAAATTTTGCAAAactgaaaaatttgaaaatcttGTCTTTGGAATCACCATACATCACCTTTGATTTTGATCCCCTCTGGATACCACCTTTCCAACTTGACGAGCTGTACATTGCACCACTGCACCCTACACTTCCTCAATGGTTATACACACAGACATCTCTCATTGATCTCCAAATTGGAAACTCAAGGATCTCGTTTGAAGCTgatgataataataacaacTTTTGGAGGTTTGCATCCACAATTCAACATCTCGAATTGCGCAACACCACAATAGAAGGGGACttatcagaagctttcttgaaTTCCAGCATCATACTCCTGACATCAAATAATTTCAAAGGTGGTCTACCTCGACTTTCATCCAATGTTGTTTTCTTCCAGCTATACAACAGTTCTCTATCAGGCTCCATCTCTCATCTCTTGTGCCACAGCAAGAAAAGCAACAATAAGTTGCAGTACTTGGACCTTTCTCATAATAATTTATCTGGAGGACTAACAGACTGCTGGATGAATTGGAAGTCACTACGTTATGTTAATCTGGGAGGCAACAATCTTAGTGGCAACATACCCCCATCAATGGCCTTATTGTCGAATCTCACATCACTGCATCTGcatgaaaataatttgtctgGGGACATATCTTCTTCATCACTTCAGTATTGCCGCTCCCTGTCCATCCTTAACGTCCGCAAGAATAGCTTCTCTGGAAATATACCAAAGTGGATGCCGCAGAGTATAAGGATTGTCCAGTTAAGGTCCAACAAATTCATTGGTAACATTCCCTCACAGATATGTCAAATGCCTTTACTCATTGTTTTGGATGTTGCATATAACAGAATCTCAGGACATATACCCAAATGCCTAAACAACATCACATCCTTTGTTGACATGCACTATTCAACCAGTTGGATTTTCTACACATTCTATGGTAGAACGGGTTTCTTTATATACAGAGACGACCTTATATTGCTTGTAAAAGGTCAACAATCGGATTATTATTCAAACCTGAAGCTGATGCGCATGGTTGATCTTTCAAGTAATAATCTGACAGGAACAATGTCTCCACAACTGTTCAGCCTCTCTCAGTTGCATTTCTTGAACCTATCCCATAACAGGCTAACAGGAACCATACCAAAAGAGATTGGAAACATGACACAACTGGAGTCTCTTGATTTATCCAAAAATGAACTCACAGGAGAGATTCCTGAGAGCATGTCCAGTTTGTCTTTCCTCAGTAATTTGAACCTGTCATTCAATAACTTGAGAGGCCAAATCCCATCAGGGACCCAACTTCAGAGCTTCAGTGAGCTTAGCTATATTGGGAATGCTGATCTTTGTGGACCTCCCCTTCCCAAAAACTGCTCAAATCATGGCGATGACACAAAGGCTtcgggtgagaatgatgatgatgatggtgatgaatCAGATTTTCTGAGCTGCCTCTATATGGGCTTAGGAGTTGGCTTTGCTTCAGGCTTTTGGGGAGTTTGTGGTGCCATTTTCTTCAGTCGCAAGTGCAGACATGCTTACTTCAGATTTCTGTATGACTTGAGAGACCGATTTTATGTTCTGCTGCTCACAAATCTCAACTCCTTTCGCTGA
- the LOC130941296 gene encoding receptor-like protein EIX2 isoform X1 translates to MDSNNIIWKRKYVFAMMLSTLCMICSCCDERDKEILLKFKEGVTDPSGLLSSWKQEQDCCQWKGVRCHNITARVIHLTLECDYYDVAEALVHDDYYLQKCLTGDINLSLLDMEYLQSLDLSFNDFTTISSDSTVNSSILNYIDLSNNEYLSLKSLEWLSRIPSLEYIDLSNINLRMETNWLHWMTVLPSLVELSLDSCKLEDISPSLDYANFSTSLQYIELHNNYFHSELPKWIFNLSSHVLEIDLSSNYFMGQLPNMLPNLHSLTSLKLYGNYLNGSIPDWIGQLQYLTTFAISHNYFSGFFPTNLGNLSSLDTLMAHGNLFTGVVSERNFAKLKNLKILSLESPYITFDFDPLWIPPFQLDELYIAPLHPTLPQWLYTQTSLIDLQIGNSRISFEADDNNNNFWRFASTIQHLELRNTTIEGDLSEAFLNSSIILLTSNNFKGGLPRLSSNVVFFQLYNSSLSGSISHLLCHSKKSNNKLQYLDLSHNNLSGGLTDCWMNWKSLRYVNLGGNNLSGNIPPSMALLSNLTSLHLHENNLSGDISSSSLQYCRSLSILNVRKNSFSGNIPKWMPQSIRIVQLRSNKFIGNIPSQICQMPLLIVLDVAYNRISGHIPKCLNNITSFVDMHYSTSWIFYTFYGRTGFFIYRDDLILLVKGQQSDYYSNLKLMRMVDLSSNNLTGTMSPQLFSLSQLHFLNLSHNRLTGTIPKEIGNMTQLESLDLSKNELTGEIPESMSSLSFLSNLNLSFNNLRGQIPSGTQLQSFSELSYIGNADLCGPPLPKNCSNHGDDTKASGENDDDDGDESDFLSCLYMGLGVGFASGFWGVCGAIFFSRKCRHAYFRFLYDLRDRFYVLLLTNLNSFR, encoded by the coding sequence ATGGATAGCAATAATATAATTTGGAAGAGGAAATATGTGTTTGCAATGATGTTGAGCACATTATGCATGATATGCAGTTGTTGCGACGAGAGAGATAAAGAAATCCtgttgaagttcaaagaaggAGTCACTGACCCATCGGGACTCCTATCTTCATGGAAGCAGGAGCAGGATTGCTGCCAGTGGAAGGGAGTCAGATGCCACAACATCACTGCCAGAGTCATACACCTCACTCTCGAGTGTGATTATTATGATGTTGCAGAAGCTCTAGTACATGATGATTATTATTTGCAGAAATGCCTTACAGGTGACATCAATCTCTCTCTATTGGATATGGAATACTTACAATCTTTGGATttgagtttcaatgactttacAACTATCTCATCTGATTCCACTGTCAACTCTTCAATTCTCAATTACATTGATCTATCAAACAACGAATACCTTTCTCTCAAGAGTCTTGAGTGGCTCTCTCGCATTCCCTCCTTGGAATACATAGACCTCAGTAACATTAATCTTCGCATGGAAACTAACTGGCTCCACTGGATGACGGTGCTTCCATCACTGGTGGAGCTCTCCTTAGACAGCTGTAAACTTGAAGACATAAGTCCATCTCTTGACTATGctaattttagcacatcactCCAGTATATTGAACTTCACAATAATTATTTTCACTCAGAGTTGCCTAAATGGATATTCAATCTTAGTTCTCATGTCCTTGAGATTGACCTTTCAAGTAATTATTTTATGGGTCAGCTACCAAATATGTTGCCAAATCTTCATTCTTTGACTAGCCTTAAATTGTATGGTAATTACTTAAATGGCTCAATTCCAGATTGGATAGGCCAACTTCAGTATCTTACCACATTTGCAATTAGTCACAACTATTTTTCTGGATTTTTTCCTACAAATTTGGGAAATTTGTCATCCCTAGACACCTTGATGGCACACGGAAATCTCTTCACAGGGGTTGTGTCTGAAAGAAATTTTGCAAAactgaaaaatttgaaaatcttGTCTTTGGAATCACCATACATCACCTTTGATTTTGATCCCCTCTGGATACCACCTTTCCAACTTGACGAGCTGTACATTGCACCACTGCACCCTACACTTCCTCAATGGTTATACACACAGACATCTCTCATTGATCTCCAAATTGGAAACTCAAGGATCTCGTTTGAAGCTgatgataataataacaacTTTTGGAGGTTTGCATCCACAATTCAACATCTCGAATTGCGCAACACCACAATAGAAGGGGACttatcagaagctttcttgaaTTCCAGCATCATACTCCTGACATCAAATAATTTCAAAGGTGGTCTACCTCGACTTTCATCCAATGTTGTTTTCTTCCAGCTATACAACAGTTCTCTATCAGGCTCCATCTCTCATCTCTTGTGCCACAGCAAGAAAAGCAACAATAAGTTGCAGTACTTGGACCTTTCTCATAATAATTTATCTGGAGGACTAACAGACTGCTGGATGAATTGGAAGTCACTACGTTATGTTAATCTGGGAGGCAACAATCTTAGTGGCAACATACCCCCATCAATGGCCTTATTGTCGAATCTCACATCACTGCATCTGcatgaaaataatttgtctgGGGACATATCTTCTTCATCACTTCAGTATTGCCGCTCCCTGTCCATCCTTAACGTCCGCAAGAATAGCTTCTCTGGAAATATACCAAAGTGGATGCCGCAGAGTATAAGGATTGTCCAGTTAAGGTCCAACAAATTCATTGGTAACATTCCCTCACAGATATGTCAAATGCCTTTACTCATTGTTTTGGATGTTGCATATAACAGAATCTCAGGACATATACCCAAATGCCTAAACAACATCACATCCTTTGTTGACATGCACTATTCAACCAGTTGGATTTTCTACACATTCTATGGTAGAACGGGTTTCTTTATATACAGAGACGACCTTATATTGCTTGTAAAAGGTCAACAATCGGATTATTATTCAAACCTGAAGCTGATGCGCATGGTTGATCTTTCAAGTAATAATCTGACAGGAACAATGTCTCCACAACTGTTCAGCCTCTCTCAGTTGCATTTCTTGAACCTATCCCATAACAGGCTAACAGGAACCATACCAAAAGAGATTGGAAACATGACACAACTGGAGTCTCTTGATTTATCCAAAAATGAACTCACAGGAGAGATTCCTGAGAGCATGTCCAGTTTGTCTTTCCTCAGTAATTTGAACCTGTCATTCAATAACTTGAGAGGCCAAATCCCATCAGGGACCCAACTTCAGAGCTTCAGTGAGCTTAGCTATATTGGGAATGCTGATCTTTGTGGACCTCCCCTTCCCAAAAACTGCTCAAATCATGGCGATGACACAAAGGCTtcgggtgagaatgatgatgatgatggtgatgaatCAGATTTTCTGAGCTGCCTCTATATGGGCTTAGGAGTTGGCTTTGCTTCAGGCTTTTGGGGAGTTTGTGGTGCCATTTTCTTCAGTCGCAAGTGCAGACATGCTTACTTCAGATTTCTGTATGACTTGAGAGACCGATTTTATGTTCTGCTGCTCACAAATCTCAACTCCTTTCGCTGA
- the LOC130941296 gene encoding receptor-like protein EIX2 isoform X3, protein MDSNNIIWKRKYVFAMMLSTLCMICSCCDERDKEILLKFKEGVTDPSGLLSSWKQEQDCCQWKGVRCHNITARVIHLTLECDYYDVAEALVHDDYYLQKCLTGDINLSLLDMEYLQSLDLSFNDFTTISSDSTVNSSILNYIDLSNNEYLSLKSLEWLSRIPSLEYIDLSNINLRMETNWLHWMTVLPSLVELSLDSCKLEDISPSLDYANFSTSLQYIELHNNYFHSELPKWIFNLSSHVLEIDLSSNYFMGQLPNMLPNLHSLTSLKLYGNYLNGSIPDWIGQLQYLTTFAISHNYFSGFFPTNLGNLSSLDTLMAHGNLFTGVVSERNFAKLKNLKILSLESPYITFDFDPLWIPPFQLDELYIAPLHPTLPQWLYTQTSLIDLQIGNSRISFEADDNNNNFWRFASTIQHLELRNTTIEGDLSEAFLNSSIILLTSNNFKGGLPRLSSNVVFFQLYNSSLSGSISHLLCHSKKSNNKLQYLDLSHNNLSGGLTDCWMNWKSLRYVNLGGNNLSGNIPPSMALLSNLTSLHLHENNLSGDISSSSLQYCRSLSILNVRKNSFSGNIPKWMPQSIRIVQISGHIPKCLNNITSFVDMHYSTSWIFYTFYGRTGFFIYRDDLILLVKGQQSDYYSNLKLMRMVDLSSNNLTGTMSPQLFSLSQLHFLNLSHNRLTGTIPKEIGNMTQLESLDLSKNELTGEIPESMSSLSFLSNLNLSFNNLRGQIPSGTQLQSFSELSYIGNADLCGPPLPKNCSNHGDDTKASGENDDDDGDESDFLSCLYMGLGVGFASGFWGVCGAIFFSRKCRHAYFRFLYDLRDRFYVLLLTNLNSFR, encoded by the exons ATGGATAGCAATAATATAATTTGGAAGAGGAAATATGTGTTTGCAATGATGTTGAGCACATTATGCATGATATGCAGTTGTTGCGACGAGAGAGATAAAGAAATCCtgttgaagttcaaagaaggAGTCACTGACCCATCGGGACTCCTATCTTCATGGAAGCAGGAGCAGGATTGCTGCCAGTGGAAGGGAGTCAGATGCCACAACATCACTGCCAGAGTCATACACCTCACTCTCGAGTGTGATTATTATGATGTTGCAGAAGCTCTAGTACATGATGATTATTATTTGCAGAAATGCCTTACAGGTGACATCAATCTCTCTCTATTGGATATGGAATACTTACAATCTTTGGATttgagtttcaatgactttacAACTATCTCATCTGATTCCACTGTCAACTCTTCAATTCTCAATTACATTGATCTATCAAACAACGAATACCTTTCTCTCAAGAGTCTTGAGTGGCTCTCTCGCATTCCCTCCTTGGAATACATAGACCTCAGTAACATTAATCTTCGCATGGAAACTAACTGGCTCCACTGGATGACGGTGCTTCCATCACTGGTGGAGCTCTCCTTAGACAGCTGTAAACTTGAAGACATAAGTCCATCTCTTGACTATGctaattttagcacatcactCCAGTATATTGAACTTCACAATAATTATTTTCACTCAGAGTTGCCTAAATGGATATTCAATCTTAGTTCTCATGTCCTTGAGATTGACCTTTCAAGTAATTATTTTATGGGTCAGCTACCAAATATGTTGCCAAATCTTCATTCTTTGACTAGCCTTAAATTGTATGGTAATTACTTAAATGGCTCAATTCCAGATTGGATAGGCCAACTTCAGTATCTTACCACATTTGCAATTAGTCACAACTATTTTTCTGGATTTTTTCCTACAAATTTGGGAAATTTGTCATCCCTAGACACCTTGATGGCACACGGAAATCTCTTCACAGGGGTTGTGTCTGAAAGAAATTTTGCAAAactgaaaaatttgaaaatcttGTCTTTGGAATCACCATACATCACCTTTGATTTTGATCCCCTCTGGATACCACCTTTCCAACTTGACGAGCTGTACATTGCACCACTGCACCCTACACTTCCTCAATGGTTATACACACAGACATCTCTCATTGATCTCCAAATTGGAAACTCAAGGATCTCGTTTGAAGCTgatgataataataacaacTTTTGGAGGTTTGCATCCACAATTCAACATCTCGAATTGCGCAACACCACAATAGAAGGGGACttatcagaagctttcttgaaTTCCAGCATCATACTCCTGACATCAAATAATTTCAAAGGTGGTCTACCTCGACTTTCATCCAATGTTGTTTTCTTCCAGCTATACAACAGTTCTCTATCAGGCTCCATCTCTCATCTCTTGTGCCACAGCAAGAAAAGCAACAATAAGTTGCAGTACTTGGACCTTTCTCATAATAATTTATCTGGAGGACTAACAGACTGCTGGATGAATTGGAAGTCACTACGTTATGTTAATCTGGGAGGCAACAATCTTAGTGGCAACATACCCCCATCAATGGCCTTATTGTCGAATCTCACATCACTGCATCTGcatgaaaataatttgtctgGGGACATATCTTCTTCATCACTTCAGTATTGCCGCTCCCTGTCCATCCTTAACGTCCGCAAGAATAGCTTCTCTGGAAATATACCAAAGTGGATGCCGCAGAGTATAAGGATTGTCCA AATCTCAGGACATATACCCAAATGCCTAAACAACATCACATCCTTTGTTGACATGCACTATTCAACCAGTTGGATTTTCTACACATTCTATGGTAGAACGGGTTTCTTTATATACAGAGACGACCTTATATTGCTTGTAAAAGGTCAACAATCGGATTATTATTCAAACCTGAAGCTGATGCGCATGGTTGATCTTTCAAGTAATAATCTGACAGGAACAATGTCTCCACAACTGTTCAGCCTCTCTCAGTTGCATTTCTTGAACCTATCCCATAACAGGCTAACAGGAACCATACCAAAAGAGATTGGAAACATGACACAACTGGAGTCTCTTGATTTATCCAAAAATGAACTCACAGGAGAGATTCCTGAGAGCATGTCCAGTTTGTCTTTCCTCAGTAATTTGAACCTGTCATTCAATAACTTGAGAGGCCAAATCCCATCAGGGACCCAACTTCAGAGCTTCAGTGAGCTTAGCTATATTGGGAATGCTGATCTTTGTGGACCTCCCCTTCCCAAAAACTGCTCAAATCATGGCGATGACACAAAGGCTtcgggtgagaatgatgatgatgatggtgatgaatCAGATTTTCTGAGCTGCCTCTATATGGGCTTAGGAGTTGGCTTTGCTTCAGGCTTTTGGGGAGTTTGTGGTGCCATTTTCTTCAGTCGCAAGTGCAGACATGCTTACTTCAGATTTCTGTATGACTTGAGAGACCGATTTTATGTTCTGCTGCTCACAAATCTCAACTCCTTTCGCTGA